From a single Brassica rapa cultivar Chiifu-401-42 chromosome A01, CAAS_Brap_v3.01, whole genome shotgun sequence genomic region:
- the LOC103847629 gene encoding ATPase ARSA1, whose product MATLSSSSLLSSSPSPLCKSRFSPSRTDFISFSPRKALSSSTSPAILSLSVKHNRQRNSFKVKSVASPTETASEFDEMVSGTKRKYYMLGGKGGVGKTSCAASLAVRFANNGHPTLVVSTDPAHSLSDSFAQDLTGGMLVPVEGPESPLFALEINPEKAREEFRSASQANGGTGVKDFMDGMGLGMLVEQLGELKLGELLDTPPPGLDEAIAISKVIQFLESPEYNMFTRIVFDTAPTGHTLRLLSLPDFLDASIGKILKLRQKITSATSAIKSVFGKEDNKPDAADKLERLRERMVKVRELFRDTESTEFVIVTIPTVMAISESSRLSASLKKESVPVKRLVVNQILPPSSSDCKFCSIKRKDQMRALDMIREDSELSGLTLMQAPLVDMEIRGVPALRFLGDIIWK is encoded by the exons ATGGCGACTCTTTCATCATCCTCTCtattatcttcttctccttctcctctaTGCAAATCGAGATTCTCTCCATCGAGAACTGACTTCATCTCTTTCTCCCCTCGGAAAGCTCTCTCCTCATCCACCTCGCCggcgattctctctctctccgtaaAACACAATCGCCAGAGAAACTCTTTCAAAG TGAAATCAGTAGCTAGCCCGACGGAGACGGCGTCGGAGTTCGATGAGATGGTCTCCGGGACGAAGAGAAAGTATTATATGTTAGGAGGGAAAGGAGGAGTGGGGAAAACTAGCTGCGCAGCTTCTTTGGCTGTGAGGTTTGCTAACAATGGTCACCCAACTCTTGTTGTCTCCACTGATCCAGCTCATTCGTTAAGTGACTCCTTTGCTCAG GACTTGACTGGAGGAATGCTTGTGCCTGTTGAAGGACCTGAATCTCCTTTGTTTGCTCTTGAA ATAAACCCTGAGAAGGCTAGAGAAGAGTTTCGCAGTGCCTCTCAGGCGAATGGAGGGACTGGGGTTAAAGATTTTATGGATGGTATGGGACTTGGGATGCTTGTTGAACAG TTGGGGGAACTTAAACTTGGTGAGTTGCTTGACACACCGCCTCCTGGATTGGATGAAGCCATTGCCATTTCTAAA GTCATTCAGTTTTTGGAATCACCTGAATATAACATGTTCACCAGGATCGTGTTTGACACTGCACCAACG GGTCACACACTAAGGCTACTCTCCTTACCAGACTTCCTTGACGCGTCCATAGGTAAAATCTTGAAG CTTAGGCAGAAAATAACCTCAGCTACTTCAGCGATCAAATCAGTATTTGGGAAAGAAGATAACAAGCCTGATGCT GCTGACAAATTGGAACGGCTAAGAGAGAGGATGGTTAAAGTTAGAGAGCTTTTTCGTGACACAGAGTCAACAGAGTTCGTCATTGTCACCATCCCCACG GTAATGGCTATCAGCGAGTCTTCTAGATTAAGTGCTTCGTTGAAGAAAGAAAGTGTCCCCGTCAAAAGACTTGTTGTTAATCAGATTCTCCCACCATCCTCCTCTGACTGCAAATTTTGTTCCATAAAAAGAAAG GACCAAATGCGAGCTCTTGATATGATCAGGGAGGATTCAGAACTCTCAGGTTTGACATTAATGCAGGCTCCGCTTGTAGACATGGAGATCAGAGGCGTTCCTGCTCTGCGCTTCTTGGGAGATATCATTTGgaaatga
- the LOC103847617 gene encoding uncharacterized protein LOC103847617, protein MAACIDLSRIPHIPGRLHATNNPYQRYGPKGFMETKILPNDDLYVRVDLPGVPDDAIRHRVDAVRQKVVFFSGEEVLGDGDNAHDVREYSGTAGLGCDCCEITGVDAKMKDGVLRMILTRVKVKDHHDNNNNKCTHFLPPNAGKSGRYDVNSLVMVEVEEHPYVVKGRKDTLATNRTSDGCFRFSVDMPGVCSDDVFVIPNQNEIKFYGENKEVYEHDESCRIFLGAISNRQCCSFGIPLLSHDIAWDAEFGVLKVRVSPPPRNNHN, encoded by the exons atggcagCATGCATTGACTTGTCGAGGATTCCCCACATCCCTG GGAGGTTGCACGCGACCAACAACCCTTACCAGAGGTACGGTCCAAAGGGTTTCATGGAAACCAAGATCCTCCCCAACGACGACCTCTACGTCCGCGTCGACCTCCCCGGCGTTCCTGACGACGCCATCCGCCACAGAGTCGACGCCGTGAGACAAAAGGTTGTCTTTTTCTCCGGCGAGGAAGTTCTCGGCGACGGAGACAACGCCCACGACGTTCGCGAGTACTCTGGAACCGCCGGTCTGGGCTGCGACTGCTGCGAGATCACCGGCGTCGATGCCAAGATGAAAGATGGAGTCTTGAGGATGATTCTCACTAGGGTCAAAGTCAAAGACCATcatgacaacaacaacaacaagtgtACTCACTTTCTCCCTCCTAACGCAG GCAAATCTGGGAGATACGATGTGAACTCACTTGTCATGGTTGAAGTGGAGGAACATCCCTATGTGGTGAAAGGTCGCAAGGACACGTTGGCTACCAACCGAACATCTGATGGATGTTTTCGCTTCTCGGTGGACATGCCTGGTGTCTGCAGCGACGACGTCTTCGTGATTCCCAACCAGAACGAGATCAAGTTCTACGGTGAGAACAAGGAGGTGTATGAGCATGACGAGAGTTGCCGTATCTTCCTTGGAGCCATCAGCAATCGTCAGTGTTGCTCCTTTGGGATTCCGCTTCTGAGCCACGACATCGCTTGGGATGCAGAGTTTGGTGTTCTCAAAGTCCGTGTCTCACCACCTCCTCGCAACAACCACAATTGA